ATAGGGGGTTGCGGCTCCTGGGGGAGACCCCGAGTTAGcattgggagggaggaagggatccTATCTTAGCCTAGCCCCCATACTCACGTGTCTCCGTCCTCGGAGATGTAAGTGAGTGCTTCCAGCTGCTGAGGGCTCAGCGCCCCCGCGGCGGGAAGCCGCGAGTCTGGGGCTGGGTCCTCGGTCTTGGGGTCCCCCAACAAGGACAGGGGCTCAGTGAGCGATGAGGAGCCATAGGTAGAGTCAGCCCGCTCCCCATCTGtatcttccttctcctctggcTCCTTGGCGGTTCCCGGAGGATGAGTCCAGGGCTGGGGGCCCCCTCCGTCTGAGGGCCCAGAGGCTGGGGCCGGGGTGGGCTCGGGCAGAGAGCGCAGAGAGCGCAGAGACTCGATGCCCGAGTCATACTGGCTCTCATCAGTCTCGTCCGGCCCCTTCCGCGCCTCAGACATCCCCGCGGCGCCGGCCCGCCGGGGCCCGGTCCGAGCAGAATCCGACTCCGCGCCGCCTTTCCGGGTTGCAGGTCCGCCTTGCAGAGCGGGTGCTGGGCCCGGAGTGGCCTTTTTCCCGGGCTGCGGGGGCCCGAGGGGTCGGCGAGAAGCGTGGAGAGGCTTGGAACGCTGGCGGGGTCCTCGGCATCCGCTACTCCGGGCAGCCGGGTAGCCCAGTCTGAGACGCTCGCTCGCCCCGccctcaggccccgcccccggcagGCGCCGCGCTTCCGGACCGAGGCCCCGCCCTTCGGAATCCCCCTTACCCCGCCCTCTGCGTTGGCTCCGAGTCAGGGGTTCCCCGGTCCTGACTCACTCGTGCGttaattcacccattcattcattcattcatttatccaaccatccattcattctttcccccttccttcttcaTTCCATTTGTTAATTCCatgcattctttctttccttcacttcctgtttcttcattcatttttctcattcattcatttattcttttttttttaaatgcttcctaggatctttttttaaattaattatttatttatttaggctgcaccgcgTCTTAGTGGCGGcgcgcgggatcttcgttgtggcactcggggtctttagttgcagcatgcggactcttagttggggcatgccgACTctatgcgggcttcttagttgaggcatgcatgcgggatctagttccccaaccagggatcgaactgggccccctgcattaggagcacatagtcttacccattggaccaccaggtaagaccccattagtttgtttttaaaggaatatttattaaTCATCTGCACAAGCTGGGCATCCTCTGGGGAGGGCACGTGGGAGGTGGGACGGGGAAGCGCTGCTACCTGTCTCCTGACCATTGCTCTCAATTTCTCTTGCTTTTCCAGGAGACAAAGGGGACACCCATGTCTTTAAAGGAGAACTTCTCCCTTTGGGTCCTGGATAGAGAGTCTCCTGTGTCAACTTCCCAGATCACATAGAATCGGACATGACgatgtgctttttttaaaaaaaaaatttatttatttttggctgcgttgtgtcttgtgctgcacgcaggctttttagttgcggcgagcaggggttactcttcgttgcggtgcggtgcgcaggcctctcattgcggtggcttctcttgtggagcactaGGCTCTaagtgcgcgggctcagtagctgtggcccacgggcttagttgcaccggggcatgtgggatcttccccgaccagggctcaaacccgtgtcccctgcattggcaggcggattcttaaccactgcaccaccaggaaagcccaggatGTGCTttttgaaagtgatttttttcaggaaaacTGTTGTCTAAAAAAGCAGAGGGGTCATTCCTCACAGGGATGAAACAGTGGCCTCGGGTGGTGACATCGGGTTAGGGAAGTTTAGTTCCTTATTGTGGGACCAGGATGGGGAGGCCCGAGATATGCTGGGCAGCACTCTGCTGAGGTTCCCTcggcagccccagccccagcacatctttcctccttccccatccctaCTTTCCCTGGGGCTAAGGAGGATGTAGGCAAACCCCACTCACGTGGTGATCACTGCCCCATGATTTATCCCCTACCCCAAGTTCCAGCAATGCACTGAGAAGGTCATCCCCAAGAAAACATCTCCCTTTTCCATCTCTGGCATTGGGGGAAGGAAGCTGGGGTGTGCACGGGCAGCTGCTAAGCAGCTTCCCTACCACCATCCCCGTGAAacctcattttattcattcacttgaaAAACATGTATGGAGATTCTCCTAAATGCCTGACATCGTTCTCTCTGCTGGAAGCAAAACCGAGTATCACAGTAACAGTAATAACCAACAACACCCCTCCCcaacaaaaaaattttcccaTGGTTCCAGCCTTCAAAAAGCCCCCTCAAAGTTACAACACAGAGTGATTGGGCTAAGATAGGAGTGAAAACAGGGTGCTAGAGAGGCACAGCATGGGGCCAACTACCCAGTGgggtgagaggaaggggaggTTCCATTTGAACTGGAGATGGCAAGGGAAGCGGGCTGGGAGAAGTACCTAGTCTCTGTTTGGGGAGGGCGTGAGTGgatggagaagggagggggaagggcagaagGGAGGAGATGACCCACTGCTCTCCATCCCCACCGACGACCAGAGTGGGGAGGATGTGTTGAGCATGAGGCAGTGAGGAGCCGTGAGGGGAAAGCCCAAGGAAATTGAGGCATCTCCTTCCCTTGGAGTCAGTGTGACTTCAGATGTTCTCAACTTCCTCCCCTGACCTGTTCCTCTCCCAACCTCAAAGGCTGGAGCAAAAAGTACAACCCTAACCACTTGGGTTCAAAATCACCTCCATTTTAAAGTTGCAAGCTGAGTCCCAGAGAGGTGAgttggcttgcccaaggtcaaacaaTCTGAAAGTGTAGAGCTGCGTTTTCCTGTTCCTAatccaaaactttaaaaatgttttcagtgaaactttctttcctttttgaaggTCTAAGGGGTTGGGGACATCTGAGCTCTCTGCAAGGACACAGGAACTCAGGAGTGTGCAGGGACCGCCTCTCTCATACGTACAGAGGCTGATTTTAAGGAAAAACATACCCCAATCCAGTCCAGTGTCTGGCTCTAAACCGTAACAGGTGTTTGGCAGCCCCTTTTCTGGCCACATGAGGTCAGCATTGAGTCACTGACTACTTCCAGAATGTAGCCCGTACTAGGACAGGAAGCCCTTGTGGGGAAAATTTAGGAATGGGAACAGGGACCATGGCAGTGTCATCTGGAAAGATGACCTGGGGACTCTGACTCAGGTCACAGCATGGTCAGGGTCCTGACTTCACTCCCTCAGCTCCAATCTTCAAGGCTGGGCCCCTCCAgtcctcttctctgttttctggtTCCCTCTGTGGTGCTCTCACTTCCCATCTATGCCCACTCCAGCCAGCCTCATCTTCAGGAAACAGGCCCAGTTGCCAAGGTGACCAGCCGGTTAGCTGGCTCCTTCCACAGCCCCCCTCCTTTCACCCCTCTTTTCTCGGGGCTTCCAAGGAGGGggcatgtgtgtgtatggagaAAGGGGAGGTGGTCTTTTATCTCTTGGGAGCTCTGGGGTTGGCCAAAAGAACTTGGGCTACCTCTCTTCCAAAGCCCCCTGAAATGGAGTCAGGaaggcagtggggctgggggacaggaggAAGATTAGAACAACTAAATGGTGAATGTGAAGATCCCATCTGGGTTAGGAAACGCCAGGGTTAGGACCTCTGCTCTCCATCTGCAGTAAGCACTGAACTAGGTGGAGTGAACTGATACCAGAAGAAGGGTTGGAGTTAGCTGTAGGCAGGACTTCCCAAAAATCATGGGTAGGAGAGAGACACTGGAATGAGCCATCAAGTGAGATTCTTCCTCTGCCATGGGGATGAAGGAGAACCATGCCTTTTGGGAACACACCCTCCCTCTGTTTTGGCAGGGAGGATGGACTCACTGAGCTGGGGAGGATCATGTAGGCTGGATAGTTCTGAAGTGACAGTCAGGCTGAGCCCCCTTCACCTTCCCTGGAAAGGGAAGAGTAGGAAAATGGAGGCAGGACCAGGAGTGGgaggtgggtgtgtgggtggagGCAGAGGCTGTTCTGTCCCAGAGGAGAGGCAGGACCATCAGTGGCCTTTTCCTCTATTCCCAAAGATCAGATATCCAGGCTTTGCCTCAAGCTGACTTCTGACCCCCAAAGATCCCTATGGAAAGGTCTGGATTCTAGGACCACTCTGAGTACTAGCAAgtgaccttgaataagtcacTAACCCTCCTTCTGCCTTGGTTTCTTGTGGGTAAATGGGGAAAGTCACTATATGTCAAAGACTTTAATGTAACACATGACACACAACAGGATTCCGCAGTGACTGTGCACACATAGATTGATCAAGTGTAGCCTTTATCCTATTCTATCATAATGATTGGTTTCCATGTCCTCCTTCCCCATTAGACTTTgtgctccttgaggacaggaaattgtatgtttgcatttctgtacagggcacacagtaggtatttaatacctttttttttaagttaaatgtgattttttaaaaatatatatttattttatttattaattgaggctgcgccgggtcttcaTCAGGAcatacgggatctttagttgaggcatgtggattcttagttgtggcatgcatgcgggatctagttcccaaactagggatcgaacccagaccccctgcattgggagcatggagtcttacccactggaccactggggaagtcccttaaGACCTGTTTATTGAATGGATGCattcaggaatgaatgaatggcagttTCCTTTCTGCCCCTAAGCGGGACAGGGAAAAACACTGTGGGTGGATGGCATGAAGGGACAGGCGACCTGCAGTCACTCAGCCTGGCCTGTGGCCTGTGACTTTGCCTCCTACACCCACAGAAGAAAGTCAGAGCCTTAGAGATTGTCCAGTCAACTTTCTCACtgcccagatgaggaaactaaggctcagagaggggaaggcactcgcccaaggtcacacagctaatgagagAGCCAGGATTAAGAATCTGTACTCAGGTTTCCTGATCTCCAGCCTAGGGCTATGTACACACTTCATTGCTTCTCTGGGGCTGTTGTCCTAGGGTAGGAAGATGATTCAGTGAAGGCTGGTTTCAAAGTCCCCTCTTCTGCCCTCTGTTAGTCCCTTCTCACATCTAGCTCTAATCCTTTCCTTTTCACCCTATCCCATCCTTGTTCAGATGGGTCTGGCCTCTGAAGTCTGGCTCCTGCCTTAACCCTTTACCATCCAACTGGGAATAAGGCTGTTCCCTAGGGTTCCAAGACTCAATTTCCTTTCCCCACTCTCAGCCCCGGGAACTTGCGGGAACCAAAGATGGGGAGGGATGTTGGTTGAACCGCTGGCGCCCCCTCCACAAACAGACCGAGAGGAGTTTCGGCTTAGATCTTCCTGGGATGGGGATGGTGCGTGTGCGTGTGGTgagcagggctgggagtggggaaggggtgcGCGGAGCCCCTGTTGCTTTTCCCCTTTGGGGTGGCCATTAGGTAGGCTTGGGGAAGGCGGAGTTtggggggccgggggcggggctcTTGCGCTGGGAGGAAGGGGGGGGCGCGCTGGCTCCAGCTCGGCTCAGACAAAAGGCGGCGGCGGGAGCGGGCGGGAGGCGGAGCGGCGCCGCGAGGGCCTCAAGGTGACAcccacccccggccccggcccccccCCGGCCCGGCCCCCCAGCCCgcctccccatccccatccccgaGCCCCTTACCCGTGGTGCCCTTTCCCGGCCCCCTCCCcccggcagggggtggggagcagcgagggccccgccccctcccgcccctTCCCCAGAGCCGGCGCAGGATGCCCCCGGCCCCCGGCAGCCCCCCGGGAGGCCCTGAGCTCGACGCGCCCCCTCTACGCCATGTCCCCCCCTGGCTCGGCCGCGGGCgagagcggcggcggcggcggcggcggcggcggtggtggCCCCGGGGTCCCGGAGGAGCCCACGGCGGCGGCAGCGGACGAGGGCCCCGCCCGAGAGGAGGTGAGAGCCGGCGGCGCCCCTTCCCCCGGCGCGGCCGCAGCCTGACCCCCATCCCCCGCCGCGCGCGGCCCCCGCCGGTTCCGCCGCAGCGCGGCCGGCGCCCCGCACCCCGAGCCGGCCGCCGCAGCCGCAGTCCCGCCTCGCTGCCCCCACCCGGCGGCCGGAGCTGTCCGCGGTGGCAGGGAAGGGGCCGCGCCGGGGGCGGGGCTCGGGGGTcccgggcagggggaggggcctaGGGGCGGAGCCTCGCGGATCCCgggctggtgggggtggggatggtgtcCGGGATCCCATTTCGCGGAGGGGATGCTATCTCGAAGGCCAGGCAGGGTGACTTGTAGGGGCTGCGGAGGCAGGAGAGTACCTGCCAGTTCCACGGGGGAAATGGTAGTGTTAACGTGAGTTGGGGCCCTAAAAAGGTCAAATGTGTGCAGAGGCGATCTCCCCCCTGGAGTCACTGGGAGTGTGTGCGTGGGGGATGTGCGCCTCTCTCTCCCCATATCCATGCAGGCCCCCCTCCAGGGGGCCCTGAGCCCAGGAATCCTTCCCAGTTTTGGTAACCAGCACATCCCTTGTTGGGGGTCCTACTCTTCAGTCCTCTGAATCTGGAGACAAAAGAAATGGAGGAGAGTACCAGGGGCTCCTCCATCTCCCATGCACACTCGTGCACACATTGCACACGGCACTGGGGCAGAAGCACACAGGCAGGACCCGCAGGCAGAGCCCCTTCCACACGCCCTCTCACTGGGACAAGTGCACACTCAGGCACACCAAGGGGCACATATGCTCCCCTCGCAGGACAAGGCTCTCTGAAAGgcacacgtcccctaatcttgTTTGCATGTGCTGAGTACTGTTTCCCAGCGCACCTACCTATCTGTACTTCCAGATCTTTCCTCGGATTTCACACCGGGTCCAGGGCCTGCTGTCTGTTACTGTGCCCTTCCTCTCcacctttctctcccttcccttggcTAGCCTCCAGGTCCGGCCTGGGGAATTGAAAGAAAAAGTCAGGATCTCAGCAGGAGGGTGTGTGGAGGGTTCCTAAAGCTAGACAGTGGGGGGAGGCGAGGGAAAGCCCAGGCTGCCACCAGAAATCCGACTCAGTACTCATCATTGAGCGGCTGTGGGTGCCAGCACCCAGGATGCAAAGGGAATgaggccctgccctcaggagcACCCAGTCTAGTGGAGGAGCCACACACGTAAATAACTCACCGGGACAACTGTGGGCCAGAGCGTGATCAGTGCTTTAATAGACCCCCGCACCAAAAATCGTTTTCTCTTGACAAATGGCTGGGCTGCAAacatctccctccctgccccccccacccctgtcccacatcccctctccccagccacaTGCCTCTGCCCTTCTGGATATATCCTCCTGGACCACTTGCTGCTCAGGGACACAAACCCCCCTGCCTTTTATCTTAGAACAGGGGTAGATGTTAGGGAGACTCACAGGGGACCTGGGGTCCAGAGTATGGGGAAGGAGACAGGGCTTGGGGTTTCCTGGGAGGTATGAGGCTAATTGTCTGTGAGGGACCGGGAGGTGGATGGGTCAGAGGAATTGGCTCCTCCTAGGTTCTGGAAGAAGGGAGGGCCCCACCTGTGAAGTGGGAAGGTGATGTCAGTGggcccctctcccctttcctggaATACCTGGAAGGGGTCCAGGCTGGGGACCTGCCTTCTCTGATGCCTATCTGTCCTCCCTGTCTTCCCTATGCACaccttctcctgtttcattgccatctctgtgtctgtcttcgGACTCTGTTTCTCTGGGTGCCATCCTATCCATCTGTGTCTTCTCTGCCACCTGGGccttctccctccatctctggCTCTGATCCCTCTGCCTCTGCACTTCTCTGTACTGGTATTCCGTCCCTCTTTCCTGTCCTCATGGCTCACTCTGGGTTACTTCTGTGTTAATCTCTGGTCCTGGCCTCCCATCTTGGTCTGACTCTCTCTGCACATTCCTGTCTGTCTCTGCCTGTCATCGCCGGTGTCGGCCTCTGGCCCGCCATCCATCTCTGTGCTGGGCCTTGCCACTCCGTCTCACTCCGCACTCATCTTGGCCCCTTTGCCTGCCCTTCTGAGCAGCAGCGTCCCATCCAGCCCTCTTTCACCAAGTCCCTCTGCCGTGAGTCCCACTGGAAGTGCCTGCTCCTCTCGCTGCTCATGTACGGCTGCCTGGGGGCCGTGGCCTGGTGCCACGTCACCACGGTGACCCGCCTCACCTTCAGCAGCGCCTACCAGGGCAACAGCCTCATGTACCACGACAGCCCCTGCTCCAACGGCTATGTCTACATCCCCCTGGCTTTCCTGCTCATGCTGTACGCTGTCTACCTGGTGGAGTGCTGGCATTGCCAAGCCCGCCACGAGCTGCAGCACCGCGTGGATGTGAGCAGCGTGCGGGAGCGCGTGGGCCGCATGCAGCAGGCCACGCCATGTATCTGGTGGAAGGCCATCAGCTACCACTATGTCCGCCGCACCCGCCAGGTCACCCGATACCGCAATGGAGATGCCTACACCACCACCCAGGTGAGGAACTGGAGGGGAGCAGAGGCCAGTCCAGGTGGGAGGGGGTGCTGGGACCCTGCTCGACTGTCCTGAGGGGGAGGAGCACAGGCAGCAGTGAGTTCTTGTGGGCACTGCAACAGGAGGACAATAACACCCACCGTAATTATAACGGCAAACACTTACTAGCAGCCAGGGTCTGCTCTAACTACtttacaaatgtcaaatcatttatttaaccctcatgataaccctatgaggtaggtaactattacccccattttacagatgaggaaactgaggcttggagaggttcagtaacttacCTAAGGTCAAACAGCTAGTgtgtggtggagctgggatttgaaccctggcagtTTGGCTCCAGGGTCTGTATGGTTTAGTGCTTAATGGTTGGAGGTGTTTCACATGCACAGCCTCACAGGCTGATTAGTGAGGCGCCTGCTACCAAGTCCTCTTTCACAGTTAAAGAGACCTGagctcagtgacttgcccaagttctgCAGCTTCTAAGTGGTAGTGCTAGACGCAAACTCAGGACTGTGGATCCCAAGTGTGAGGCTCCCAGAGGTGGGGGTCAGCTGGCAAAAAGGTGGAGGTAGGCCTGGGAGGCATGGAGGGGGTGTCAAGCAGCACTCCGTATACCTGCTGGGATTAGGCATATTAGAGCCCTGGTGGAAGAGGAGATTTTCCCAGATAAGGGGGACCTCTCCACTGTCTCAGGATTGGGCTGGGTAAACAAAGCTTGGGCCCTGTGAGGATCAGGAGGGAGGCCGGGTACTAGCTAAAGGTGGCAGCAGGGAGACCAGAGACAAAGGGGGTCCACAGGGACCTCCTCTGGGGGGCCCATTTGGAAACACTTGTAAAAGGGAAGACGGGTAGGCTGTTTGGGGTGATGAGGGGGCAGCGTGGGACAAAAGATGCAGTGGCAAAAGGATCAGGCAAGCCGGAGGGACAATGCAGGGCCTGGGACTGACCCCTAGAcggagcaggacttagttaaagtGAGAAGGCACATAAGTAGGGATGAGTTCCTAGCCCCGCCCTCATCTCTAACTCACTGAGGAAGCTGAGGGCCTCAATGTCTCTATAAACCCGGTAAGATCTTACCTGGCCCCAACCGGGAGCTAAACCAGGACAGGCTGAGGATTTGATCAAGAGCAGTGATGGGGCGGAGGAGGGTAAGCGGAGAGAAGCGACTCCTGCCGCCTTCCCCGGCGCCACAGGTCTACCATGAGCGCGTCAACACGCACGTGGCCGAGGCCGAGTTCGACTACGAGCGCTGTGGCGTCCGCGACGTGTCCAAGGCGCTGGTGGGGCTGGAGGGCGCGCCTGCCACGCGCCTGCGCTTCACCAAGTGCTTCAGTTTCGCCAGCGTGGAGGCCGAGAACGCGTACCTGTGCCAGCGCGCGCGCTTCTTCGCCGAGAACGAGGGCTTGGACGACTACATGGAGGCGCGCGAGGGCATGCACCTCAAGAACGTGGACTTCCGCGAATTCATGGTGGCCTTCCCCgacccggccaggccaccctggTACGCCTGCTCGTCGGCCTTCTGGGCTGCGGCGCTGCTCACGCTGTCATGGCCGCTGCGCGTGCTGGCCGAGTACCGCACGGCCTATGCGCACTACCACGTGGAGAAGCTTTTCGGCCTGGAGGGCCCGAGCTCGGCCAGCGGCAGCGCGGGCGGCGGCCTCAGCCCCAGCGACGAGCTGTTGCCCCCGCTCACGCACCGCCTGCCGCGGGTCAACACGGTGGAC
This genomic interval from Lagenorhynchus albirostris chromosome 10, mLagAlb1.1, whole genome shotgun sequence contains the following:
- the TMEM151B gene encoding transmembrane protein 151B; the encoded protein is MSPPGSAAGESGGGGGGGGGGGPGVPEEPTAAAADEGPAREEQRPIQPSFTKSLCRESHWKCLLLSLLMYGCLGAVAWCHVTTVTRLTFSSAYQGNSLMYHDSPCSNGYVYIPLAFLLMLYAVYLVECWHCQARHELQHRVDVSSVRERVGRMQQATPCIWWKAISYHYVRRTRQVTRYRNGDAYTTTQVYHERVNTHVAEAEFDYERCGVRDVSKALVGLEGAPATRLRFTKCFSFASVEAENAYLCQRARFFAENEGLDDYMEAREGMHLKNVDFREFMVAFPDPARPPWYACSSAFWAAALLTLSWPLRVLAEYRTAYAHYHVEKLFGLEGPSSASGSAGGGLSPSDELLPPLTHRLPRVNTVDSTELEWHIRSNQQLVPSYSEAVLMDLAGLGARCAGGAAGGYAPTCRYGGVGGPGAAGLAPYRRSCEHCQRAVSSSSIFSRSALSICASPRAGPGPGGGAGCGGSRFSLGRLYGSRRSCLWRSRSGSVNEASCPTEQTRLSSQASMGDDEDDEDEEEGGPPPPYHDALYFPVLIVHRQEGCLGHGHRPLHRHGSCVETSL